The sequence acccatttttacacctgggtgaagtgaggaaggtcgttttaagtgcctttcccaagggcaccaCATCGAgagcacggcgagtatcgaactcgggacctatagATCCCGAGCCgaacgccacacacgacgccactgTAAACATTTGTTGTTAGTTTATTGAATAAGTGAGGCCAAATGTGTTCAGCGCCGTTAAACGGGAAGTGCTACTTCTACTGCACATGGACTGGAAACTTCACAGCACGTGTTCATAAAGAGTCCGGCTGCTACCAGCCTGGATGTGTGTAGGATCGCGGGACTCTGATCTGGCGATTGTCGCGCCTGCCGTCAGGCGTCCCATCTCCGTGCCGTCCAGTCTGGTGGTGTTTCGTGCCTTCTGGGTTTCTTTCCGTCGCCCGAAGATGCTGGACAGGCAGTCAGACTTGGTGTTGAAGTAGAGGAAGACGAACGGGTTGGTTGCTGTGTTGGCGCTGGCGAAGATGCCCAAAACTCCGACGACCTGCATAAAGAGAGAGTTGAAAACAAATCAAGACCGATTTTAATTGATTGCCCTCTATGAATTGCATTCCAATCAGGTATTGGCATTTACTACCCAGGTATTAGTATTTACTGATATGTCGCAACGTTCTGATTTCTTTTTCAGACTTTATCCCCGAAACGTGCACCAGGCAGAATGTCTCAAATACAGAGCAATGTAGCTAACGCATCGTCCTGTAAAACCTTCTGGTTGATTTCGTAGGCTTATCTTTGCTTACTGTGATGTCATCATCAAGCATCACACAAGTCCCGTAACAGTTCTCAGTATCAGATCAAATAGCgtgatacgtcgatgaaggtcgGACATGCCAAATAGAAGGTACTcgagcaattggatatgatctTGGAACTGTCGGACGTTTCAATGTCAGGGAAGAACGATAGTGGGTACGGGTGCTATATGGAACGTCTAACCGTTTtcagaatcatatccagttgctcgaggaGCTGCTATTTGGCAAATAGTATGATGTTTGATAGTACTCACTCTCATGTCCAGCGTTGCTGGATCTCCAAACGCCGTCCACATCTCCACGATGAAGTACGGCGTGCCGCAGATGATGAAGGTCAGGATGATGACCATCGTCATCTTCAACGTCTTCATCTTGGCGCGGATCATCGCATCGTTGTTGTTGCTCTGGATGTAAATCCTGTTGCTTCTGCTAGTGGACAGCGGCGACTTGCCGTCCCGCACCCTGTCGGAGATCTTCTTCAGGATCCTGGCGTAGGCGACAATGATGATGAGCAGGGGGACCGAGAAGAGCACCATGGCAACGTACGTGATGTACGCCTGCAGGTGCCATCTCTCCACCTCGCTGAATATCGCCTTGCAGAAGCTTTCACCCGTCGGCAACGTCACCTCTCTGAAGATGTAGGCTTGCGGTAAGGAGCAGACCAGGGCGACGGAGTACGCGGCGACGATCATCCGCTTCGCCGGGAGCGCGACCTTCATGGGGCTGCGGATGGCGTGGTGGCGGTCGATGGCAATCACTACGAGCATGTTGCTGGAAGCCATCAGCCCAAGAGCCTGTCCTACCTTGATGACCTTACACATGACGTTTCCGGCGAACCATCGCTCCTCCAGGGACTCCCAGATGATCTGGGTCAGCATGGTGACCGTCACCACCGACAGATCGGCGATAGCCAGACCGAGGATCATGTAGTTCACGTTGGACTTGCGACGGCGATTCCGCCACATCCAGGCGAAGACCAACATGTTTCCGACCACGCCGAACACCACCATGATAGACAGCGTGAGGATGCGGACGTTCGCATCGTGTTTGAGAGTTAGCGATGCGAACGTCGGGGTGGCGTTTGCCGCTGGGAAAGTATCGTTGTCATCGAAGTAATAGTCGTCAAGAAACGGACCAGTAGCTGACCGATTCCCCATACGGCTGGAATTGGCCATGGTTGCACCTGGACGGGAATACAACGGTCAATGAGCACAATGCGTAGTGTCGATTGCGCTATAAATTAATCATGGCAGTGACGAATGGACTAGCTACACCTGCCAGAAGGGGCAATTTACCAGACATGGTACATGGTATCATACTACATTTAGACTTAACAATTCTAACAACTTGAATTCACATTAAGTTTTGTAACGTAAATCCCCTATGATACTCTgtgttgttcgtccgtcgagtCGACGAGGACCGCTTTCGTCATCATACTCTACTCCATACAGCAAGCTCATACATAGGTAACATAGACTCAGCCGGCAAGCCATGACCTAAATCGAACAGTTTTCGAACAGGTTTTCTATGCAGTTCGAAT comes from Branchiostoma floridae strain S238N-H82 chromosome 2, Bfl_VNyyK, whole genome shotgun sequence and encodes:
- the LOC118410366 gene encoding neuropeptide S receptor-like; this translates as MANSSRMGNRSATGPFLDDYYFDDNDTFPAANATPTFASLTLKHDANVRILTLSIMVVFGVVGNMLVFAWMWRNRRRKSNVNYMILGLAIADLSVVTVTMLTQIIWESLEERWFAGNVMCKVIKVGQALGLMASSNMLVVIAIDRHHAIRSPMKVALPAKRMIVAAYSVALVCSLPQAYIFREVTLPTGESFCKAIFSEVERWHLQAYITYVAMVLFSVPLLIIIVAYARILKKISDRVRDGKSPLSTSRSNRIYIQSNNNDAMIRAKMKTLKMTMVIILTFIICGTPYFIVEMWTAFGDPATLDMRVVGVLGIFASANTATNPFVFLYFNTKSDCLSSIFGRRKETQKARNTTRLDGTEMGRLTAGATIARSESRDPTHIQAGSSRTLYEHVL